The genomic window GGGTCTGGAGGTTTGTCCTCCTCCATCTCCAAGATTGATGGGGGAATATCTTGGGTGCTATTTTGGGTGCTTCTTGGACTAGAGATGGCCCAGTTTTCTTGAAAATGTTGAGCTACATGTGTTTGAAAAGTGTTTGGAGTTATGGTTTGTTGGATCGGGGTGTGGGAGGTATGTTTTGGGCTAGTTTTATTTGCCTTTTGTGGGGGTTGcatatttgtttctttttctttttgggttCTTGGGCTGTTctggttttgggatgggttagatcTTGGTTACAAATTCAGAGTACTAGGACATGAAGGGATCTTACTATTTAAGGTTGTCTTGGCAGGGCTTTGGTTTTGGCTTTTTGGTGACGTTTGGTAGTGCCGCTCCCTTGCTTTTTCTTTGTCATTGTCCTTAGAACCTTCTTTTCGTACATCAATTTCTTCATTCCCATTTTGTGCCTCCATGTTATCCTCATTGCTCAGAATTGCAAAACGTGATTGTCCTCCCACTTCAACTAcctcctttcctttttctttcgtTATTGCTCCACTATCCCCTGTTTCAGCGCCTTTGTTGGTCCTTCTTCCACGTGTTTGCCTCTGAACCAGCATCCAAGGACCAAAGTTTTCCTCCGTAGTGTTAATTACTTTCTTGCCCTTACTCTCAACTAGATTTCCAGCTCTACCCCTATCTTCAACCTCAGTGCTTCCTTGTGTTTCTCCTCCCTTTTTTGTTCTATTCTCTTCATTTGCAGAATTTAATTTTGTTCTTTCTGGGTATCCTGCTTTCTCATGGCCGATACGACCACATTGAAAACACACTTGGTGTATCTCTTCGTACTCCACTAAGTGTTTGACACCATTAATCATGTAGTTTGAGACCAGTGGCTTGTCCATCTCTACTTCAACGCAAATTCTTGCAAACTTGTCTCTTGCTACTTCTGCTGTATTAGTATCCACCTTTAAGGTTCTTCCTATCAGGTTACCAATTTTTCCTAGAATAGTTTTGTTATAATACTCAATAGCCAACCCTGGTAAACGAATCCACGCAGCAATCTTATCAGTTGATGCAATTTGGGGGTTAAAATCTAGTTTCCAGGGTTGTATGGTGAGATAATGATCTAGTATCTTTCAGGGTCCTTCCATAAGAGCATAATCCAGGTCCTCCGAGTTAAAGAATCTTACCAGAAAATATTCGTTGCACAAGTCTATCACCTCCAAACTTCCTCTCTTTCCCCACATTATCTCTAATCTGCGTTTGAGTGCCTGAAGGGAGATTTTCCTAATAGTTATATCATCAGCATCATCTTCCTCTTCGCTTTCTTCCATAtttctttgtgttccttcatcaGCTCCAATGTCCATATTTTCCAAGTTGCCCTTCAGTCCCCTCTGTCCTGTTTTTACAGTCTCAGCGAAGGAACGCATAGGGGCCTTCACTCTCTCATCCCCCTTCTCACATGCCCTTCCCACTTCAGCGACCATATCATCTCCATTCTTTCCGGTTTCAACATTCATCTCCTCCATCCAGTCCTCAAATCTTGAAATGAGCGCCCTCCCTCCAGAGAACTCCTCGCCAGCCACTTCCTTTCTTCCTTTTTTGGCATCTCTGGTTGGTGACTCTTCCCTTCTTCCCCATCATTCCTTGGACCATGGGGCGAGAGGCTCCTCCTCTCGCGAAACCTCCCCTCATTCACGGTGGTTGATGGTTGTCAAGCGAAACGTCTCAGAGAAAATCAAACGAGAATTAAAGCTTGATATTTGGATTCATCTTGAACATTTATAATGCTACTTATTCCTTTTTGGGTTATAGTAGGCTTTCACCCATAAAAGGAAAATAATATGAATTAGTTGAAAGGCTTGGAATTGCTTATTATCGCACACTTATTAGTTATTATGCATTTATAAGTGGCATAGTGTTCGGTTTAATAAATATGCTATTCAATTGATATATGGTAAAAAAATATACCCGTTAGATTTTGACAATTATAAATTCGCACAACACACCTCACAGGGTTCACGTGATAAAAACTCACTCTGCTTGCTCTTGACGGACTTCACTATTAGATACAGAAGACCTAAATCACCTAATGCATCTCGCAAAGCAAATATTAAGGCCTCATTGTCACTTGTTCTTTTGTTAGGGAAGGCTTAGTCCATCGCAGAAATAAAACAGGCAAGATTGGATATTTACTTCCTATTTTTCATTCACCTTCACAATTCACCATTGCTTGAAAGAACTCTGGAAAATTAGTTACTTGAAACCAATATCGAACCCAAGGCTAAAGAGTTAAGCATCTCTCCTTTGGACTCTAATTATATTGTTAACTGTCCTAGTGTCAAGGATGCCGATAGCAACTGTATCTAATACCACATTAATTAAGAAACATTAACGCTAAAAATCAGTGGCGAAATTCAATATAATAGGACCCTGGATCCTTCCAAAAGGGTTGAATTCCTTCATTGAGGTGGCGGCATCTGGCTATAGGAAGGCGGTGGAGGCATTGAGGGTTGAGGATATGCCATAGGTCGTCCACCCTGTTGCTGCGGTGGCGGTGGTTGTGGTCGCCAAACAGGTGGTTGACTTACCATTCCTGTTGGGTGGCATTGGCATACCAGATGGAGGTGGCCGGAACTGCTGGACCTGAGGTGGGGGCATTCCAGGCGGGAGTCCAGGCTGCTGTTGATGCCATGCTGGTTGCCCAGCTCCTGGCATTGGCTGAAATGCTGCTGCTTGAGGTGGGGGTGGTGGTGGTCGGAGGGCAGGAATGGGAGGTGGAGCAACTCCATTAGCAAAGGGGTGAGGAGGCACCGGAACAGCAACGGTACCATTAGCCTGAGCAACATTGGCGAGTGTTGGAGGTGCACTGGCGAATCTCGTATGAGGCCTACTCTTCTGCGCAGTGGGATTGCTTGCAGCCAAAACTCTCTCTGcatcaaacataaaacataaacatATGGTATTGTGACAAAAGGCGTAACTTAATCACAGAAAAATAGATAGTTGCCAAAAACAAAAAGGGGCTGACCTGCTGGCGTGCCATGCCGTTCCCCTTTAGTGTCCTTTTTGTAAGCATATGACACTGTAATTTGGCGATTGCAAAGATATTGCCCATTCATTGCCTATGGAGTGTAAAATAACATCATTGTTAGTGACATAGGAATGCTTCCTCCAGATCATATTTTATAGTTAAGAATGATTTTGATTCAGAAAtgacaacaaaatcaaaacacaTTTTATTTTAAAAGGAGAACAAACAAGTATAAGTATTCTTTGGACATTGACTAGAGTATTTGCAGCTGTTGCTAGCCGAAGCATAAAAACAAGGCTAAAATTGCAAGCGTAATGGATGAAAGTCGTCACCTACATTCCTAAAAATGATCCGAAATTTCAAATATACTGGCATACCTCAATAGCCGAATCAGATGCCTCAAATGAATCATAGCTAATGAAGCCAAAACCACGGGAATTTCCGGTATCAGGATCTCTCATAATCTGTATAAAGAAAAGGGGCCTGAACATCAGAGCATGTGCATAATTTTGGGGTAAATCAATCCCTGTACGATGCAGAGTTGAGATGGGCAAGGAAGTATAATTTGATTTAGGTTTTGCTATATCCTCCTAATAATCATCTAAGTACTTAAAAGGAAAATATTACATGAAAAACTGTATAAGCAATCAATACCTTGAGAACATAAGCATTcgagaaatttttttatttagtaattTGAAGCATTATTAGAAGGGTAGCTTAGGAGGATTTAGAATTATTGTTTACTTGACAGCATACATTTAACTACAGGAGACTAAGACAATTATCAAAGAATCAAAATTGTCAATAGTTTCAACCGGCATCAAACACTCAACCAATCAAATAAAGTGCTAAACCAAAATTCCACTTTATGGATCCACCCAACCCATTTAAGGGAAAACTAATTAGAAAACTTTTCTCTTGGAGGATACATTGGAACAGCATCAAATTCATTTCGTACGACCACAAACATTTTAGGAGTATACAGCTAACTGCTAAGTGCTCAAAAATGAATGGACCAGTGATCAGAGGATAAAACAATAATATCTGGTTGTTCTACTGAGAAATGCAGataagggaaaaatgaaaagtaTTTAGCAACTGCTACTTGCAAGAAGCTGTTAATTAAGCTATACAATCATGATGCTTCTAGAAGTAATGAAAGATATTAGAAGAAAATAACCTTTGGATTAGTAACAATAACTCCAAATGCACTGAAAGTGTCATACAAGAGCTTCTCATCTACATCCTGTAGTAACATCAGGAACAATTATGTTAGATTTCAATGTTCAACATATGTGAACTTGTTGAGCACTTGCATAACTTGGTAACTTACAGGATCAAGGTTGCCAATGAAAAGGTTTGCCCCCACATCCAAGCTCTTTTTATCTTGGGTTgccttaaaaatttaaataataaaataaaataatcaataCTCTAATCATATGGTGAGGACATTGACATGAGATAGTAGAAACACAGCAGGGCATATACGGAAAACACGAATGTTCATACAAACTAATGTAAATATGAAAGACTTATTCCATGCAGAGGAAAAAGTGACATACTAAGATCTTGCAATGAGAAATGAGTTGGGAAAATGATTTAGGTTAATATTTTGCATAGAACTGGTATGTAACAATAAGGAGTGAACTGTGAAGTGAGCAGCCGTGAGGGAAGTGTGTATCATGTCAAGTTGGCATGTCCAAAGTGAAGTGAGAAGTgtgtgacaaaaaaaaaatgaacttTTAAGTGTATAGTGCTTGTGAATGTCAGAGAGCTTTTAAGGTGCTAGGGTGCTACTGTATGCACTAGCAAGTATTCATTGTGTCTCAATGAAGTGTTGGCTTGAGTTTTAGATCAATAATTTTTTCCTTTATTGCCTCCATACTCTACTGTTTAACGTTCGAATCACTTAATTCCAAAAGTAAACATTTAAAGTTTTGTAAGAATCACGGCAATCCACTAACCAAACACATTCACTACTCATCTCTGCCAGACAAATGTGATGGTTTCATGGACCAACACATGGAATGGCACCTCTAAAGTCTAAAGAGGAAAACAATCAGATCTCATACCACTAGCACAAGTTAAGGTGGGTTGGCTGTATGGATAAAACAATGCCATCACACAAAAGAATATATTTTAGCAAAATCATTGAACAAAAGATACTTCTAATGGTTTCCTCTATATTTAACCTTCCTCTACCCTTATCAACCACATCAGCATCTAACAGGTTCATGTTTCTCACACTAGAGAGAATCTACTTGATCATTTCCTCCCATAACTAAACCACCTTCGACGGGTTAATAATCAGTTTCTCCTCGATAGGCACAACTCTAGCTTTGTCCTAACCGTATCTGTTTTCATCTATTCATATTCATCGAACTTAACATTGTAAATTTNNNNNNNNNNNNNNNNNNNNNNNNNNNNNNNNNNNNNNNNNNNNNNNNNNNNNNNNNNNNNNNNNNNNNNNNNNNNNNNNNNNNNNNNNNNNNNNNNNNNNNNNNNNNNNNNNNNNNNNNNNNNNNNNNNNNNNATCAACTTTTTTTGGCCAACATCTGCCAACTGTTTTTAAATCCTTAACACTAAATTATAAAACCTAAACCTCAAATCCTCCAAAGAATGAgaatttttagaattaaaaaagaaagatCAGCTAATGTTGGCTAACTAAAAGTTGTTCCCTATACTTTCTCACagctattttgcttcttttctTGGCATTTGCAATGCTTGACCTTAACATTCTATATACACTCAAGGTTTCATACTTAAATACCAACGCAGAGAGAGTCATAATAATAAAAACCGCAGACCTTATTTACACGAATTGGCTTGCCGTAAAGTTTAATCATATTAAGCACCTTGATGGCCTGCGATGGAAAAGAAATTCAATGAGCAGCTGATACAACTATGACCTATAGAGAAATAGAACAAAGCATAACACTCAACTGAATaacaataatagtaataatagtgACTTACATAGTCAGCATCTTCTTCGCTACGGAATTCAACAAATCCATATCCCTGGTGTTGGTTAGTGACTCTGTCCTTGGGAACATAGACATTAACTGAAGAGGCGCAAGAATGATATCAAACCCTAATGAAAACAACAGCAgatttggagagagagagagggagagagaaacgAACCGACAGGGCCAGCCTGAACGAAAAGCTCCCAGAGCAACTCCTCGGGAACTTGGGGGTCCAGATTGCCGACATAGGCGGTGGCATCCTGATTCCTCTCGGCAGAGTGTTGGCCAAGCAAGTTGGCGCCAACACCAGGCGCTATTCGAGTTGTCATAGATGGCAACAGAGGAGGAAGAGAGCGCCGCCGCGACCAACAGTGGGAGACGGAGAAGGGCCTGCGAGCCGAGTATCCTCTTTTGTCACTGTTTTCTTGTCTCTTCTAGGGAGGTCTTGGACTGGCACACAAGATGTCACTTTTCAGCCATTGTGTAAGTAAAGTTTTTCtagttttcttttttaaaaatagttctttaaaaaaataatattttggttCAAGTTGATATATCATATTTCTTAGTTGTAAATTATTATGTATTTACTATTTAGTCTAATTTTTAGTTAAAATATTTCAAAAGTAACTTAGAGAGTACTATAAAAAAATCGGAGAAAAAAAATTCAGTATATATTTtcccattttttttaaaaaaacctttagacaaaataattttctaaaatcACTACGCAAAGAAATCACAAAACACTATATAACTAAAATCAATAAATCATGAAAACAGTCACCAATGTAAGCATAACTAAGTCACAAAAACAGtaaaacacaaacacaaacacaaaacAGCAGCAATCTAGTCTCCAGCAGCACATCACTATgcaaaaatacacaaaatccTACATAACTGAAATCAATAAATCTTGAAGACAGTCACCATCTAGGCATAATTAAGTCACAAAACAGCAGCAATTCAATCTCCAGCAACACATCACTATGCAAAGAAATCACAAAATCCTACATaactgaaataaataattatgaAGACAGTCACCATCAATCACAAAACAGTAAAacaaacacaaacacacacaAAACAGCAGCAATTCAGTTTCCAGCAGCACATCACTACGCAAAGAAATCACAAAACACAAAACATCAGCACAACAACAGGACAGCAGAACATATGCTGAATTAACTAACATAACAATCTAGGCACAATTAAGCCCAAAGCATAGGTTTAATTGACTTAATTAAACACAAAAAAGCTCAGCAGTGAATAGCAGAGAGCCAAAAAACACAGCACAGCAGCGAACAAGACACAAACCAGAGTACAACACAGCATAGCAGTAGTGAGCAGAGCCAttcaataattaatataatttgataATTTCTAAACTAGAAAACAAACACGAACAGCAGGCACTAGTAGTGAGCTATGTGATACAACAAGAGTATTAAGCACCAACTTAAATTACAATGAGCACAAAATTTATCATCAAGAAACTTcaacaaaaattaacaaaaaaaaaaaaaagcacaaacAAACCAGTAACAATTTATCGGTATCAATTTATCATCAATCAGTAAGCCAGTAACAGTTAATCAACCCAGAACAAACAAGAACAAGCCAGTAAATCAATCCAGCACAAACAAGAACAAGCCAGTATCAGTTAATCAACCCAGAACAAACAAGAACAAGCCAGTAACAGAGTTAAAATTCATTATCAAGCAGTGAGCAAAGCCAATCAACCAAGAAAAAGCACCGAGCACTGACGGAGCATCCGAGGCATTACCTTCGGCGAGGGCAGTGACCAGAGGTTTGAGGGAGAGCTACAGAGGACGGGAAGCTGGCGACGAACACTGGCGAGCTGGCGACGAACACTGGCGAGCTGGCGACAGACGACGGGGAGCTGGCGACGAACACGACAGAGGGACGACGGCGGAGCAGGACCTGGAGACGCTGGCGTTGGGGGAATGGAAGGGCCTTCGAGCACGACGAAACAGGAGGATTGGCGACGACCACGACGAACCAGGCGGCGACGGTGAGACAAACGGCGGCGCGATTGAGGCTAGGGTTGTGTTTTGGGGAGAAATAATGAGAGTATAGATGAGACTGAGGAATCAGGAATGGGGCTCGAGAGTCGAGAGGGGGGCAACGGGCAAGGGCTTCGGGTGACTGAGGACGAGAACCTGGCTCTTCTTTTTTAAACAAAACgcaaaaacgacgccgtttcataAAAACCGACCGAATCCCAATTCAATTCGACCGGCCGATTTCTGACCGGTTCGacaattttaaaatgatttttaaaATAACAGTTTTTCTTGCTGGACTAAACTGCAAAACCTTTTAGTTTCTGGATCGGTTCGATCGACCGATTCAATCTGATTTTTAGAACCAGTTatcaaagttcttgaaggagAGAGCTACCTAGAGCATTTATAAtgcattgttttaattttattttatttcagattttataaaatACCATCTAACATATTTATCTGACCATAAaacttaatttaaaatttaatgtaaAATTTGTCACTTTAATATTTAGTctcattttaatttatatttatggtaatatttcactaattttttattaaaaaacatcATATCAATACTAGTATCATAATATCATTTCAAATATGATATGCAATATAAGTTTTAATTTTAACTTATTTCAGTTACTGTTAACTCACAATGGAATAGAAAAGAAGGGTAAAAAAACAAAATGATGAGGAACATGATATTCTTTTGTTTAGATGTTTAATAGTTTTTATGATTAAAAAGAATGAcaatgtataaattttttttttctctctccttaatTCTCCTAAATTGGAgggaaaaaaaagataaaatactaAAATGGTATCCGAAAGATTATTAAACGTGAAAGATAAAATAGTGAAAATACCGAAATAACTCCcgaaagatttttaaattttgacaaaaatacccaaacataaaagcATGATGTCATAATGATGAAAAACATTGATCTATCAATCGAAAAAGCTTCAGTGATGAGACAGAGAGCTCCAATAGCGTTTCCTCCTTTTTTTTCCAATCCAAAATCCTTTCATAACCATTCATTCATCATCAACCATGAGAGCTTCAATGGCTTCCATCCTTTTCTTCCATTCTAAAATCCTTTCCGTATCTTTGCAATACGGTCTTGCTCAATGAAAATTCATAATTGCTTGCTCCTTCAAGAAAAGGTCTTCCATGAAATCAGTGAATCCTTATTATTGTGGTTAGTGAAAGTGGAAGTggcaccattgttgttgttgtttgttctTGTAGATGTAGCTTTTGTGGATTTTGTGGTCGAAGAAGATAAATCAATGGCATTTGGGTGAAACTTGAAGGTACAATTCGAGAAAAGAGTTGTTGAAGAGAATGGCATACCATCTCTTGTATATAGAACAAGCTCGGAAAAAAGCGGGAAAAAAAAGAAGGCGAGGATGCGATCGATGAGTCTTTAAAGAAACTTGCTCCATATCCTGCTGCACATCCATGGTGCAATGTTGAAGATGCTTGTTGTTAccgcggtggtggtggtggtgctggtgATGGCGAATGTGTAAGAGAAAGGATGgggatgatgatggtgatgatgaaaaCCTTCCATGATTGTTTGATAAAAAAGGTAATAAGGAAGAAAGTAAAGGacgtgattttgaaaaattaggatttaggGTTCTCTCACTCAACACTTTCAGTAGCCAGgtcaatattttttattcaatgtGATGTCATGCTTTTTATGTTGGgtgtttttgttaaattttaaaattcttttggggttattttattttttgcatcTTTCATGTTCCTTTTTGTCAACGCTAAAATTTTTTGATATTATTTTAGTAGtttattcataaaaaaatattaattttagatGACAAGTAATATTTAACAGAACATTGTTCCACCAGTCCACCTTGAACATGCCATTTCTCCTTCTAAAATTTCTTCCAAACATGATTCACTTAGTCATTCCATTCTATGAtacttcttctttttttaatACTCCCAAACATAGGCTAAAGTTATGACTACATTCTGGTAAAAACTATGTTTTAAGATACTGTTTTAAGAAAATACTTGAAGTGGGCTTAGACGTGAGGTTCAGACTCCTTTGAGTTGAAATCTCCGATTTGTCCACTGGAGAGGAGGAATCTCTCGAATTTTTTGTATGAATAATGGTAGGGAGTACCTGCAAGGGATTCTGATATTTAAATTAGCAAGAGTTCTGGCAGGTTTAAGTGAATTGAGATCAAGAAATACCTGAGTTGAACAGGATATTTATAAAGTGTGATGACTTGGTCAGCACTTTATTTATGGATAGTGGACGATTTTCTTTTCTTGTATCTTGGGAGGTTATTCCATGTTGTGAAGACTGAAGGGTAATGATTTGCAAATAGTGTTTGAAGTAGCGGGGTGACCAAGCTTTGCTTACTGTGCAAATCGGGTTGAGCATGGGTTATGAACCACGTTTCTCAACACAAGTCAGGTCGGTGGATTCATAGTCTTCTTGTATTGGACCTGCAAGCTTATTGGGCTTCCTTAGAATGACAATATCCTTGTAGAGTCCTTGGTCATGATTTATTTGGGTCAAAATATGAACAGGTACTTATGTTATTTgcctttttttttgtaaatttttttaaagCCATTTTAAATTTACTCAAGCTTAAGAACGACAATCCAACCAGTACTTGCGGGTACCGGCTCTGTCTCTACTCAATTTAGGCAGGTTTTGAGGTTTTTGTTCGGAACAAAGGCNNNNNNNNNNNNNNNNNNNNNNNNNNNNNNNNNNNNNNNNNNNNNNNNNNNNNNNNNNNNNNNNNNNNNNNNNNNNNNNNNNNNNNNNNNNNNNNNNNNNNNNNGGAATAAATTGAGACACCAGGTAAGAtacagtggcgttgtccactcgCTCCGAGTCAGTGATGAAGTTGTATAAGATGAGAAAGGAAAATTATGAAAAATCAAGTTAATTATAGAATTTCGAATGAACAAGATAAATGAGGATGACTAATGATGAAATGATTATGAATTATACTTAATGTTTGACTTAAGATTGAATGAATTCTGGAATGATATACTTGGGTaatagcaaggattgtggttcatttcacttgctccgggtcatgtttgagatttgataataatgatgattgatttagactgaatgaatgtatgtttgtgaTACCTGGGCAGCAGTAAGGAttgtggttcatcccgcttgctctAGTTTAGTGATTATGACGCCTGGATAGTAGCAGCAATCGTGGATTAatccacttgctctaggttgagcTGTTAAACACCCGCCCGGGTAATAGCGGTAGTAGTGGTTCTTCCACTCACTCtaggttaagcgggtagtagcaagggggttgtagctcaatcTCACTTGCTCCGCAATGAGTGTttttgtccatggttagctaccaaaatgtgtcgggttggctatataaccgacagatgatatcatcagccatagggcaggcatacatcatatgtatatgtttgttttgtttgGTTATGCATTAATTGGGTTTacttatgtgattattatgcttacctaCTATATCTGCTACCTGTCGTATCTCTATTCTACTTGTGTTTGCATTGTTTGCTTGCTTTTCTGTGTGGTTCCACCGGAGTTGgaggttttggaggaaagtagaCGACGGAGGATTTGAGTTAGAGTTTAGTTAAGATTTAGATCCTTAGATGACCTACCCTATTTATGGTTTACAATTTAttatctttaagttttataaactgagtgtcgaagttctaggatcACCTCAAGCTTTCACGGGatattatatgttagttatgtgggcacCGTTACCTTGTTGAGAACTTCCGGTTCTTACCCCATACATATtctgtggttttcagatgcagcaCGTGAAGCACATCGCTGAGGCATATTGGAAGCTTTCTGCACGCAAAGAACTTTACCCGTTAGGAGtttcattttaggttttagatgcacatgtatataattatatatctCCACTGTAAATATATGTTatgttttgtccctcttagaggttgatttggAGAAATAGGTTCTGTAAGCTGTCTTTTGGGCCTTTTGAGATTCTGATGGATAGATGTATATATGTAGATATTCTCTGTCCAGTTTTAACCTCACGAGCTGGGTCAGAAGGTTTGTTATCTATATCTTGTAACTCCATTGTATATACCCATGTTTTGTTTTACTCTTACCTTGCTTCGGTTATGCTGACGTTTACGTGAGTGTTGCATTTTTTTGTTTAACGTTTTGTTttaacttttcttcaaaggctctgatgagcagatattttatacgctttttgggggtattttcatataatttttagtaagatctagctactttttagtatatttttattagtttttatgcaaaaatcacatttctggactttactatgagtttgtatgtttttttgtgattttaggtattttctggctgaaattgagggacctgagcaaaaatctgattcagaggctgaaaaagtattgcagatgctgttggattctgaccttcctgcactcgaaatggattttctggagctatagaagcccaattggtgcactctcaattgcgttggaaagtagacattctgggctttccagcaatatataatagtccatactttacccaagttgagatcacgcaaactggcgtttaacgccaagtctctaccctattctggcgttaaacgccaaaactggcataaaagttggagttaaacgcccaaactggcacaaaagctgaagTTAAAcaccaggaacagcctatgcacatgaaagtttcaatgctcagcccaaacacacaccaagtgggccccggaagtggatttctgcactatctatcttagtttactcattttctgtgaACCTAAGTtactaatttagtataaaaactacttttagagacttactatggacACCATGACATTttcacatctgaattttgtatcttctatggcatgagtctctaaactccatggttgggggtgaggagctctgctgtgtctcgatggattaatgcaattactactatttctcattcaatcacgcttgtttctattcgaatatattcattcgtacttcaacatgacgaatgtgatgatccgtgacactcatcaccattctcaacctatgaacgcgtgcctgacaaccacttccgttctaccttagattgaatgtatatctcttgggttcctggttcacgagtttgactgcctctcctgacaacaaagCATTCaaatccatgagatcagagtctttgtggtataagctagaatcaattggcagcattcctgagatcc from Arachis ipaensis cultivar K30076 chromosome B09, Araip1.1, whole genome shotgun sequence includes these protein-coding regions:
- the LOC107617734 gene encoding LOW QUALITY PROTEIN: splicing factor 3B subunit 4-like (The sequence of the model RefSeq protein was modified relative to this genomic sequence to represent the inferred CDS: inserted 2 bases in 1 codon); amino-acid sequence: MTTRIAPGVGANLLGQHSAERNQDATAYVGNLDPQVPEELLWELFVQAGPVVNVYVPKDRVTNQHQGYGFVEFRSEEDADYAIKVLNMIKLYGKPIRVNKATQDKKSLDVGANLFIGNLDPDVDEKLLYDTFSAFGVIVTNPKIMRDPDTGNSRGFGFISYDSFEASDSAIEAMNGQYLCNRQITVSYAYKKDTKGERHGTPAERVLAASNPTAQKSRPHTRFASAPPTLANVAQANGTVAVPVPPHPFANGVAPPPIPALRPPPPPPQAAAFQPMPGAGQPAWHQQQPGLPPGMPPPQVQQFRPPPSGMPMPXPTGMVSQPPVWRPQPPPPQQQGGRPMAYPQPSMPPPPSYSQMPPPQ
- the LOC110266220 gene encoding uncharacterized protein LOC110266220; this encodes MDKPLVSNYMINGVKHLVEYEEIHQVCFQCGRIGHEKAGYPERTKLNSANEENRTKKGGETQGSTEVEDRGRAGNLVESKGKKVINTTEENFGPWMLVQRQTRGRRTNKGAETGDSGAITKEKGKEVVEVGGQSRFAILSNEDNMEAQNGNEEIDVRKEGSKDNDKEKARERHYQTSPKSQNQSPAKTTLNSKIPSCPSTLNL